AGCAAAATCTTTCCGAGAGATCAGATACAAGTATGCCTCCCTCCACAACAATAAATGCACTATCAAGTGCTATAGTTGCTCGATTCCTGCGCAGCCATGATTATTCCGAGACTCTGAAAGCCTTTCTCCGCGAGGCTGACCTTGCTCCCGACGTGGGGCAGAGCTCGGGAGACGACACCAACAACTGGACCATCCAAAGCTTGCTCGAAGAGAAGAACACCTACGACCAAACTGTGAATTTTGAAAGATATGGTACGAGCAATCAGCAATCGGCTTTGTGGAGTGAGCCAGGTGAGTTTTATCCTAACATGGAGGTTGAAAGCCATTGGGACTGGGCTTTTACATGTCAAGCTTTTTATCTGCGATTGCTTTTATTCTGTTACCTGACGGACCCCTAGCACCATCAAGACCTGTTATCATCCAGACACCGACATCATCAAACATCCTTGCTGCGTCGGTAGAGCAATGGCAGAAACCCCGTggcgatgacgatgaagcCGTTGCAGACGGTGCATTAGCGCACTCTTATATCGTCTCTACGGGCGCAGACAGACATGTCCATTTGTTCGAGAACGCAGAAGGCAATGCGGCTATCAAATCATTCCCGGGCCTTTCTGATTCACCTGTTCTATCATTTATCTCCATCCTCAAGGGCCGGTACATCCTCATGACCAACATGTCCGGCCAGCTGCTCCTCCAGCATGGTACCCAAACTCTGGACAGCAGAAAGGACCATGCAAAGTATGCGGTGAAAGTGGTATCCTACGAGGACAAGGCGGATCCTTCCAAGTGGTGGGTTGCCACCGCCGGATGGGATGAGCGTGTTTTCCTATATTGCCTTCATATTCCTGACGAAGCAGACGCACCAGTTCTCAGGATCGGCGAGCCCGTCACACGCATTGAACTCAATTCAAACCCAGAATCACTGCTGTTCGTCCCACATGTGGACACTGACGAACTGCTCCTCGTCGTCTCGCGCAGAGACTCGACTTATATCTACTACTACCAGGTAGAAGCGGCGTCGGAAGAAACCGATACTCCTAGTGAGAATCATAGTGCTACTGCTGAGAAGTCCCCACGAGAAGCTCGCCTCCTTGGACAGCAGAATCTGGCCCCTCATTCCAATGCCTGGGTTGCGTTCTCACCGGCCTATATGGCGCTAAGTCCACAAGACCCGGGTCTTCTGGCTGTAGCGACGTCGACATTGCCCCATATGAAAGTGATTATCGTGCGTCTGCTATTCCCTGAAGCAAAGACAGCGCCCGCTCCAGAGGATCCGGTCACACAGGCGTCTCAGGCACTGGCAACGCTGGATCTACAGAACCGCGAGGATGCTGCTATCCTCGTGCAAGCGAACACCTTCGCGCCGCAAACTGCTTACTCCACGCCGCAGGTGGCATGGCGACCTAATGGGACTGGGGTCTGGGTTAATGGAGATGATGGTGTAGTTCGTGGCATTGAGACGAAGACAGGCAAGATGATTGCTACGTTGAAGGGTGGCCATGAGCCTGGATTCAAGGTGAGGGCTGTTTGGTCGGGGTATGTTGCTGTACCCCAGGAAAAGGGTGGCCCAATTTGGGAGGAATGGGTTATCAGTGGTGGGTTTGACAAGAAGTTGGTTGTTTGGAAGGTATGACCATTGTGACTATGCTTAACATCTGTGGTGTGCCTAGAGATGAATTATTGATGTGCAAATCATGAGTGCGAAAGCGCAGATTAAGTAGACGTACAAGAATCAATTCGAATAAAGCCAAGTAGTAAAACGATTGTTACTATTTTACGGGATGTAGCCCCCCTAACCATGAACCCTGTCGCGATCGAGAAGAATCAAGACAGGATATATAGCAATCGGGGACTTGGGGGTTGTTCTTGGCACGTTAAGAAAAAATCCTTCAGCAATCGCGCATGAGAAAAGCACGCAGCTGTACACACATATGCCGGACGGGGGTTTGGAGGAAATTGGGGGAAGAGCCTAAGCTCAAGGGCCGCAACACAGACAAAAGTCGAGCCCTCGAGTCTGGGAGtctggaagaaaaaaaaggggattTAGCAGAAGACATTCCGCTTGGGAAAATGGCACCGCTGTGCACATCGTATTAAGCCTGTTGATTTCTCGGTATCAAACAACTCGAGGCTCGTCGCGCAAGGAATAAGCAAAAACCAGGCCTATTCGACACAGCGGACCGTCCTTGATCATCGCACACGTTATGTTCTGTGAACCTCTTGCACGCTCGAGTTGCATTTCATGTTTCCCATTTTTTTAAGACTGAGTTCATAATCT
The nucleotide sequence above comes from Penicillium digitatum chromosome 1, complete sequence. Encoded proteins:
- a CDS encoding LisH dimerization motif, whose protein sequence is MPPSTTINALSSAIVARFLRSHDYSETLKAFLREADLAPDVGQSSGDDTNNWTIQSLLEEKNTYDQTVNFERYGTSNQQSALWSEPAPSRPVIIQTPTSSNILAASVEQWQKPRGDDDEAVADGALAHSYIVSTGADRHVHLFENAEGNAAIKSFPGLSDSPVLSFISILKGRYILMTNMSGQLLLQHGTQTLDSRKDHAKYAVKVVSYEDKADPSKWWVATAGWDERVFLYCLHIPDEADAPVLRIGEPVTRIELNSNPESLLFVPHVDTDELLLVVSRRDSTYIYYYQVEAASEETDTPSENHSATAEKSPREARLLGQQNLAPHSNAWVAFSPAYMALSPQDPGLLAVATSTLPHMKVIIVRLLFPEAKTAPAPEDPVTQASQALATLDLQNREDAAILVQANTFAPQTAYSTPQVAWRPNGTGVWVNGDDGVVRGIETKTGKMIATLKGGHEPGFKVRAVWSGYVAVPQEKGGPIWEEWVISGGFDKKLVVWKV